One Pseudomonas sp. MM213 genomic window, TGGTAACGGCTGGCGCCACGCTTGGGTGCAGGTTTTTTCTTGGCAGCCAACTTACATACGCTCCAGAGTTTCCAGACCCAAGAGTTCCAGGCCTTGCTTGAGAGTGCGACCGGTCAGCGCGGCAAGACGCAAGCGGCTTTGCATTTGCGCCGGGGTTTCAGCACTGAGGATCGGGCAGTTCTCGTAGAAGCTGGAGAACAGGCCGGCAACGTCGTACAGGTAGGTGCAGAGGATGTGCGGCGTGCCTTTCTCGGACACGTTGTTCAGGATTTCGCCGAATTGCGCGAGTTTGGCTGCCAGCTCATGTTCATGCGCGGCTTCCAGGACGATCTGGCCTTCGACTTCGCTGAAGTCCTTGCCGAGCTTGCGGAACACGCCGGCCACACGGGTGTACGCGTACAGCAGGTACGGCGCGGTGTTGCCTTCGAAGTTCAGCATCAGGTCGAAGTTGAAGCTGTAGTCGCTGGTGCGGTGCTTGGACAGGTCGGCGTATTTCACTGCGCCGATGCCCACGACCTTGGCGATGTTGCGCAGCTCGTCTTCGGCCAGCTCCGGGTTTTTCTCTTTGACCAGGTTGTAGGCGCGCTCCTGGGCTTCGGTCAGCAGGTCGATCAGCTTCACGGTGCCGCCATCGCGGGTCTTGAACGGACGGCCGTCGGCGCCGTTCATGGTGCCGAAACCCATGTGTTCCATTTCCATCGGGTGCGTCACGAAGCCGGCCTTGCGGGCGACGGCGAACACTTGCTGGAAGTGCAGGGCCTGGCGCTGGTCGACAAAGTACAGCGCGCGATCAGCCTTCAGCTTGCCACTGCGATAACGTACCGCCGCCAGGTCGGTGGTGGCGTAGAGGTAGCCGCCATCCGCCTTGACGATGATCACTGGCAGCGGGTCGCCGTCAGCGTTCTTGAATTCGTCGAGGAACACGCACTGCGCGCCGTTGCTCTCGACCAGCATGCCAGCGGCCTTGAGGTCGTTGACCACATTGATCAGGTCGTCGTTGTAAGCGCTTTCGCCCATCACGTCGGCCATGGTCAGTTTGACGTTCAGCAGCTCGTAGATTTTCTGGCAGTGCGACAGCGAGATGTCCTTGAACTTGGTCCACAGTGCCAGGCAATCCGGGTCGCCGGCTTGCAGCTTGACCACCAGGCCACGGGCGCGGTCGGCGAACTCTTCGGATTCGTCAAAACGGCCCTTGGCGGCGCGGTAGAAGTTTTCCAGGTCCGACAGCTCGTCGCTGGTGATCGGGTTTTCCTGCAAGTAAGCCATCAGCATGCCGAACTGGGTGCCCCAGTCGCCCACGTGGTTCTGACGGATCACTTCGTCGCCGAGGAACTCCAGAACGCGAGCCACGCCGTCGCCGATGATGGTCGAACGCAAGTGGCCGACGTGCATCTCTTTGGCGAGGTTCGGTGCCGACAGATCGACCACGGTGCGTTGCGCCGGGCCAGCCTTGCGCACGCCGATGTGCTCGTCGGCCAGTGCGGCGTCGAGGCGGGTGGCCAGGGCGTCGGTGTTCTGGAAGAAATTCAGGAAGCCAGGACCGGCGATTTCGGTCTTGGTGACGTTTTCGTCAGCCGGCAGCGCGGCGATGATCTTCTCGGCCAGATCGCGCGGTTTCATGCCGGCCGGCTTGGCCAGCATCATGGCGATGTTGCTGGCGAAGTCGCCGTTCTTCTTGTCACGGGAGTTTTCCACCTGGATCGCCGGCGTCAGGCCTTCAGGCAACACACCTTCGTTGACGAGTTGGGTGATGGCTTGTTGGATCAACTGGCGAATGGTGTCTTTCATGGTCTTCTCTTTCGACCGCAAGCGCGGCGGCGCTTCGATGCGCTGGTGGAAAAACTGGGCATTATCCGTTGCGAAGGCGGGCTTGCCAACTATAGCGGGCAGGTTGTGGATATGTGGTGACTATTAGGGCCTCTTTCGCGGGCAAGCCTCGCTCCTACAGGGGCGAGTCGTTTGCCAATATTGTGAACGACACAAACCCGTAGGAGCGAGGCTTGCCCGCGAAGGCAATATTGAAATCAATACAAATCGACCGGGTCGACATCCAAAGACCAGCGCACCGCCCGCCCGCTAGGCATCTGCTCCAGCACCAGCAACCAACTGGCCAGCAACCGGTGCAGCGGCGCCCGGGCCGTTGCCTGCAACAATAACTGCGCGCGATAACGCCCGGCCCGACGTTCCATCGGTGCAGGCACCGGCCCGAGCAATTCGATCCCGGTCAGATTCTGTTCGGCCAGCAAACGCTCGGCCTCGCTGCACGCCTCGTCGAGAAACCCTTCAGCCTGCCCCGGTTTGTGCGCTTCGGCCCGCAGCAGCGCCAAATGCGCAAACGGCGGCAAACCGGCGGAGCGTCGTTCGCTCAGCGCCTGTTCGGCGAACGCGAAGTAGCCTTGTTCAGTCAGTTGCACCAGCAGCGGATGGTCCGCCAGATGGGTCTGGATGATCACTTTGCCCGGCTCTTCAGCCCGGCCTGCGCGACCGGCGACCTGCACGATCAGTTGCGCCATGCGCTCACTGGCGCGGAAGTCGCCGGAGAACAAACCACCATCGGCATCGAGAATCGACACCAGCGTCACCCGTGGAAAGTGATGCCCTTTGGCAAGCATTTGCGTGCCCACCAGAATGCACGGGTGACCCTTCTGAATGGTCGCGAACAACTGATTCATCGCGTCCTTGCGCGACGTGCTGTCGCGGTCGACCCGCAGCACCGGCACATCCGGGAACAGAATGGCCAGGCGTTCCTCGGCACGCTCGGTGCCGGCGCCCACCGGCCGCAAATCCACTTTGCCGCACTTCGGGCAGTGCCGGGGCACGCGTTCGACGTAGCCGCAATGGTGGCAGCGCAATTCGCCGGAGCGTTGGTGCACGGTCATTCGCGCATCGCAGCGCTGGCATTCGGACATCCAGCCGCAGTCGTGGCACAGCAGCGTCGGGGCGAAACCTCGACGGTTGAGGAACACCAATACTTGCTGGCCGGCCGCGAGTGTCTGGCCGATGGCTTGGTGCATCGGCCCGGAAATGCCGCTGTCGAGCGGGCGACTTTTCACATCCAGGCGCAGGAAGCGCGGTTGCTTGGCGCCGCCAGCACGCTCATTGAGGCGTAGGAGGCCGTAGCGCCCGGTGTAGGCGTTGTGCAGGCTTTCCAGCGAAGGCGTGGCGGAACCGAGCACGATCGGGATGTTTTCCTGCCGTGCGCGCACCAATGCCAGGTCGCGGGCGTGATAGCGCAGGCCTTCCTGCTGTTTATAAGAGCCGTCGTGCTCTTCGTCGATGATGATCAGGCCGGGGTTTTTCATCGGCGTGAACAGCGCCGAACGGGTGCCGATAATAATGTCGGCGTCGCCGTCGCGCGCGGCGAGCCAGGCTTCGAGGCGTTCGCGATCGTTGACCGCCGAGTGGATCAGCGCGATGCGTGCATTGAACCGTTGTTCGAAGCGCGCCAGGGTCTGCGGGCCGAGGTTGATCTCCGGGATCAACACCAGTGCTTGCTTGCCGGCTTCAAGGGTTTCGCGGATCAGCTGCAAATAGACTTCGGTCTTGCCACTGCCAGTGACCCCGGCCAGCAGGAACGCGTGATAACTGTCGAACCCGGCGCGAATCGCTTCATAGGCGGCGCGTTGTTCAGGGTTGAGCGGCAATTCCGGTTGCGCCAGCCAGTGCTCGTGGCGGGCGCCGGGGGCGTGCTTGCGGATCTCCACTTGCACCAGATCCTTGGCCAGCAGCAGATCCAGGCTGTCCTTGCTCAGCATCAGCTTGCTCAGCAACTGATGGGCGACGCCATGAGGATGCTGCGCCAGGGTTGCCAACGCCTCACGCTGACGCGGGGCCCGGGCGATGCGCGGGTCATCGAGGCTGGCGCCAGGCGCGGCGGACCAGAAACGTTCCTGGCGCGCTTCGGCCAGTTCGCCCTGACGCAACAACACCGGCAGTGCCCAGCTCAAGGTGTCGCCGAGGCTGTGCTGATAATACTGAGAGGTCCACAGGCACAGCTTGAACAGCGCTGGCGGCAAGGGCGGCGTGGCGTCGAGCAGGGCCAGGGCCGGTTTGAGCTTTTCTGCAGGCACTTCGCTGGTGTCGGTGACCTCTACCAGAATCCCGATCATCTCCCGCCGGCCGAAAGGTACGCGCAGGCGCATGCCCGGTTGCAACTGGGCGCGCAGGACTCCGGCCGGGGCACGGTAATCGAACAGGCGGCGCAGGGGCGAAGGCAGGGCGAGGCGCAAAATGGCGTCGGGCACGCGGGGGGATCTCGATCAACAAACAATAGGGGGCGTGACATATAACCTGTGGGAGTGAGCCTGCTCGCGATAGCAATCTTGCAGTCAACATTGTGGCGACTGGCAGACCGCTATCGCGAGCAGGCTCACTCCTACAGGGGATCGCGTATTGGGTCGGGAGCCTAGCAGACGGTCGGTCTCAGCGACAGCTTGCGTGATTGAGATTGTCTGGTAGAATCCGCGGCCTAATTACGTGCGGTATTCAACAATAGTGTTGGGTGGCGGCACGCAGCCTGAGGAAGACACCATGAAAGCTGATATCCATCCAGAATACCCAGCCATCGCTGTTACCTGCAGCTGTGGCAACAAGTTCGAAACCCGTTCGACCTTCGGCAAAGCCCTGGCGATCGACGTTTGCAACGAATGCCACCCGTTCTACACCGGTAAGCAAAAGACTCTGGACACTGGCGGCCGCGTTCAGCGCTTCGCAGACCGTTTCGGTGCTTTCGGCGCGAAAAAGGCCTAAGGCCAATCATTTTGGAAGGTCGTTCCGGCTTCTCCAGACTGATAAAAAAGGCGTCCCTTGCGGGCGCCTTTTTTGTGTCCGCGATTTGGCTTTCGGGCGCCCAGGCCTTCTGCCCGGTGCCGAGCGGGCTGACGTCGGTCGCGGTGCAACGGGTGGTGGATGGCGACACGCTGCGCCTGAGCGATGGCCGAAGCGTGCGCATGATCGGCTTGAATACGCCCGAGCTGGGTAAACAGGGCCGCTCCGACGAGCCGTTTGCCGTGGCGGCGCGCAAGCGCCTGGAAGCATTGGTGGCTGCCAGCGGCGGGCGGGTCGGTGTGCTGCCGGGTAAAGAGAGCAAGGATCACTACGGTCGTACCCTTGCGCATCTTTATGGCGCCGAGGGTGCCAACCTCGAAGCGCAGATGCTCGCAGAAGGGCTCGGTTTCCAGGTGGCGGTCGCGCCGAATGTCGATCTGGTGGCCTGTCAGCAAGCAGCGGAACGCAGTGCGCGGCAAGCCGGGCTCGGTGTGTGGCGCCAGTCGCCTGTACTGAAAGCGGAGCAGATCAACACGTCCGGCTTCGCGGTGGTCAGTGGGCGTGTGAGCAAGGTTCAACGCAATCGCGGCGGTGTTTGGATCGAGTTGCAGGATTCTCTTGTACTGCGTGTTGCGCCCAATTTGCTGGGGCAATTTGATGGTGCGGCGCTGGAGCGCCTGAAAGGCAAGCAGGTCGAGGCCCGTGGCTGGGTCGTGGACCGTTCGCGCCGTGGCGGATTGCAAGCGGGGCAAGCGCGCTGGCTTCTTCCATTGACCGATCCGGCGATGTTGCAAGCGGCGCCTTGATAAAAAAATTGTAGACATTTTTATTGTCGATTGTGAACAGTCTATCCCTTGTGTTCCGTGGCTCTTGGCCCAAAGTCGTAGGGCGGGGCGCTTGACAGGGGTGACTGGTCAGTCTTGTGGGGACTTTGCGAGGCGCGTATCCTCGCTGACCAGTCTGTCCAACAGTAAAAGCGGAATGCCCCCATGTCTGATCTGAAAACTGCCGCTCTCGAATATCACGCCCATCCTCGTCCAGGTAAGCTGAGTGTCGAGCTCACCAAGGCCACCGCTACCGCCCGCGACCTGTCGCTGGCCTACAGCCCCGGCGTAGCCGAACCAGTACGCGAAATCGCCCGCGATCCTGAACTGGCCTACAAATACACCGGTAAAGGCAACCTGGTTGCAGTCATTTCCGATGGCACCGCGATTCTGGGCCTGGGTAACCTCGGCCCATTGGCTTCCAAGCCAGTGATGGAAGGTAAAGGCGTGCTGTTCAAGCGCTTCGCCGGCATCGACGTTTTCGACATCGAAGTCGACTCCGAAAGCCCGCAAGCCTTCATCGACACCGTCAAGCGCATCTCCATCACCTTCGGTGGCATCAACCTGGAAGACATCAAGGCACCTGAGTGCTTTGAGATCGAGCGCGCTCTGATCGAGCAGTGCGACATCCCGGTATTCCACGATGACCAGCACGGCACCGCAATCGTGACTGCCGCCGGCATGATCAACGCCCTGGAAATCGCTGGCAAAACCCTCGCCGACGCCAAGATCGTCTGCCTGGGTGCCGGTGCGGCCGCCATCTCCTGCATGAAATTGCTGGTGAGCATGGGCGCCAACATCGAAAACATCTACATGGTTGACCGTACCGGCGTGATCCACTCCGGCCGTGACGACCTGAACCAGTACAAGGCTGTCTTCGCTCACGCGACCGACAAGCGCACCCTGGCTGACGCCCTGCAAGGCGCAGACGTGTTCGTTGGCCTGTCCGGTCCGAACCTGCTGAGCGCTGAAGGCCTGCTGTCCATGGCGGCCAACCCGATCGTGTTCGCGTGCTCGAACCCGGATCCGGAAATCTCCCCGGAACTGGCACACGCCACCCGTAACGACGTGATCATGGCGACCGGCCGTTCGGACTACCCGAACCAGGTCAACAACGTACTGGGCTTCCCGTTCATCTTCCGTGGTGCCCTGGACGTTCGCGCCAAGCGCATCAACGAAGAAATGAAAGTGGCAGCAGCCAACGCCCTGCGTGAACTGGCCAAACTGCCGGTTCCTCAGGAAGTGTGCGACGCCTACGGCGGCATCAAGCTGGAATTCGGTCGTGAGTACATCATTCCGAAGCCAATGGACAAGCGTCTGATCACCCTGATCTCCGATGCCGTGGCCAAGGCTGCAATCGAGACCGGCGTGGCAACCCTGCCGTATCCGAAGAACTACCCGCTGAAAAGCGTGGATGATGTGTTCAACGGCTAAGCCGTTGTAACGCTTCAACCGAAGCCCCGGCTCTTGTGAGCCGGGGTTTTTTATTGTCTGTGGTTTGTGTGTTGTCTGTGCGGGCCTCTTCGCGGGCAAGTCGGATCGCCGCACCGCTCGCTCCTACGGGTTTTGTGCCGGTCGCGAATACTGCGTACAACACAAAACCTGTAGGAGCGAGCGGTGCGGCGATCCGACTTGCCCGCGAAGAGGCCGGGTAATACAACCCATAAATCGCAGGCAATAAAAAGCCCCGCACTTCTCTCGAAGGCGGGGCTTTTCGGGTGGTGCTGCGATCAGAACAAATCGATCGGTGCCGCTTCATCCGCTGGCAGCGGGCTGCCCGGCGCATTGCCGTTGCCCAGCTCATTCACCGACGGTGGCGTATCTTCGGCCTTGAACAGCTCGAAGTACGCTCCAGGCGTGCCTGGGGTGGCTGCCCGGCCGCTGACCGGGTCAACCCGCAGGCTGAGGATGCCTTCCGGCTCCGGTTGCGTGTGCGGCGGCTTGTCTTTGAGCGCGGCGCCCATGTAGTTCATCCAGATCGGCAGGGCGACGGTGCCGCCGAACTCGCGTTTGCCCAGGCTTTCCGGCTGGTCGAAACCGGTCCAGACGGTGGTCACGTAATCGGCGTTATAGCCCGAGAACCAGGCATCCTTCGATTCGTTGGTCGTACCGGTTTTGCCTGCAATGTCGGGGCGCCCCAAGGCCAGTGCGCGACGGCCGGTGCCGAGTTTGATCACGTCCTCGAGCATGCTGTTGAGGATGTAAGTGGTGCGACCATCGACAATGCGTTCGGCCACGGCCGGCGCCTGAGGTGTTGGCAGACCTGGAGCTTCGCCCGGCGTCGCGTTGACCGTAAAGGCCTCGGCGGTCGGCGCGGCGATGCCGTCGGTGGCCACATCGCCTTTCGGCACGCTTGGCGGATTGGCGACGAACAACGTGTCGCCATTGCGGCTTTCGATCTTGTCGATGATGTACGGGGTGATCTTGAAGCCGCCGTTGGCGAACGTGCTCCAGCCGGTGGCGATTTCCATTGGCGTCAGGGTCGCGGTGCCCAGGGCCAGCGACAGGTTGCGCGGCAGGTCCTGCTTGTTGAAGCCGAACTTGCTGATGTAGTCGATGGTGCGATCGACGCCCAGCGCCTGCACCAGGCGGATCGACACCAGGTTGCGCGACTTGTACAGCCCTTCACGCAGACGGATCGGGCCGAGGAAAGTGTTGGTGTCGTTCTTCGGACGCCAGACCTTGTCCAGGTATTCGTCGACGAACACGATCGGTGCGTCGTTCACCAGGCTGGCGGCGGTGTAGCCGTTATCCAGCGCGGCGCTGTACACGAACGGTTTGAAGCTTGAGCCCGGCTGACGCTTGGCCTGCAGGGCACGGTTGTAGTTGCTCTGTTCGAAGGCGAAACCGCCGACCAGCGAGCGAATCGCGCCGTTCTGTGGATCAAGGGAAACCAATGCGCCCTGAGCTTGCGGGATCTGGCTGAATTTCAGCGAA contains:
- a CDS encoding malic enzyme-like NAD(P)-binding protein; translation: MSDLKTAALEYHAHPRPGKLSVELTKATATARDLSLAYSPGVAEPVREIARDPELAYKYTGKGNLVAVISDGTAILGLGNLGPLASKPVMEGKGVLFKRFAGIDVFDIEVDSESPQAFIDTVKRISITFGGINLEDIKAPECFEIERALIEQCDIPVFHDDQHGTAIVTAAGMINALEIAGKTLADAKIVCLGAGAAAISCMKLLVSMGANIENIYMVDRTGVIHSGRDDLNQYKAVFAHATDKRTLADALQGADVFVGLSGPNLLSAEGLLSMAANPIVFACSNPDPEISPELAHATRNDVIMATGRSDYPNQVNNVLGFPFIFRGALDVRAKRINEEMKVAAANALRELAKLPVPQEVCDAYGGIKLEFGREYIIPKPMDKRLITLISDAVAKAAIETGVATLPYPKNYPLKSVDDVFNG
- the rpmE gene encoding 50S ribosomal protein L31: MKADIHPEYPAIAVTCSCGNKFETRSTFGKALAIDVCNECHPFYTGKQKTLDTGGRVQRFADRFGAFGAKKA
- a CDS encoding thermonuclease family protein is translated as MEGRSGFSRLIKKASLAGAFFVSAIWLSGAQAFCPVPSGLTSVAVQRVVDGDTLRLSDGRSVRMIGLNTPELGKQGRSDEPFAVAARKRLEALVAASGGRVGVLPGKESKDHYGRTLAHLYGAEGANLEAQMLAEGLGFQVAVAPNVDLVACQQAAERSARQAGLGVWRQSPVLKAEQINTSGFAVVSGRVSKVQRNRGGVWIELQDSLVLRVAPNLLGQFDGAALERLKGKQVEARGWVVDRSRRGGLQAGQARWLLPLTDPAMLQAAP
- the argS gene encoding arginine--tRNA ligase, with the protein product MKDTIRQLIQQAITQLVNEGVLPEGLTPAIQVENSRDKKNGDFASNIAMMLAKPAGMKPRDLAEKIIAALPADENVTKTEIAGPGFLNFFQNTDALATRLDAALADEHIGVRKAGPAQRTVVDLSAPNLAKEMHVGHLRSTIIGDGVARVLEFLGDEVIRQNHVGDWGTQFGMLMAYLQENPITSDELSDLENFYRAAKGRFDESEEFADRARGLVVKLQAGDPDCLALWTKFKDISLSHCQKIYELLNVKLTMADVMGESAYNDDLINVVNDLKAAGMLVESNGAQCVFLDEFKNADGDPLPVIIVKADGGYLYATTDLAAVRYRSGKLKADRALYFVDQRQALHFQQVFAVARKAGFVTHPMEMEHMGFGTMNGADGRPFKTRDGGTVKLIDLLTEAQERAYNLVKEKNPELAEDELRNIAKVVGIGAVKYADLSKHRTSDYSFNFDLMLNFEGNTAPYLLYAYTRVAGVFRKLGKDFSEVEGQIVLEAAHEHELAAKLAQFGEILNNVSEKGTPHILCTYLYDVAGLFSSFYENCPILSAETPAQMQSRLRLAALTGRTLKQGLELLGLETLERM
- a CDS encoding primosomal protein N', with product MPDAILRLALPSPLRRLFDYRAPAGVLRAQLQPGMRLRVPFGRREMIGILVEVTDTSEVPAEKLKPALALLDATPPLPPALFKLCLWTSQYYQHSLGDTLSWALPVLLRQGELAEARQERFWSAAPGASLDDPRIARAPRQREALATLAQHPHGVAHQLLSKLMLSKDSLDLLLAKDLVQVEIRKHAPGARHEHWLAQPELPLNPEQRAAYEAIRAGFDSYHAFLLAGVTGSGKTEVYLQLIRETLEAGKQALVLIPEINLGPQTLARFEQRFNARIALIHSAVNDRERLEAWLAARDGDADIIIGTRSALFTPMKNPGLIIIDEEHDGSYKQQEGLRYHARDLALVRARQENIPIVLGSATPSLESLHNAYTGRYGLLRLNERAGGAKQPRFLRLDVKSRPLDSGISGPMHQAIGQTLAAGQQVLVFLNRRGFAPTLLCHDCGWMSECQRCDARMTVHQRSGELRCHHCGYVERVPRHCPKCGKVDLRPVGAGTERAEERLAILFPDVPVLRVDRDSTSRKDAMNQLFATIQKGHPCILVGTQMLAKGHHFPRVTLVSILDADGGLFSGDFRASERMAQLIVQVAGRAGRAEEPGKVIIQTHLADHPLLVQLTEQGYFAFAEQALSERRSAGLPPFAHLALLRAEAHKPGQAEGFLDEACSEAERLLAEQNLTGIELLGPVPAPMERRAGRYRAQLLLQATARAPLHRLLASWLLVLEQMPSGRAVRWSLDVDPVDLY